CCACCAACTGTTACAGGTCTTGTTTCAGTACGATGAAACATATTATCGCTCCTTTATAAGTAAAAATGTAAGGCTGCTATCTCTATAATCATGTGACCCTTATTTTCTTACCAATATTGTCCTTAGCCATTATACCTTATTTCCTCAATAAATTCTATCCGAATGCGCTAGTTTACGTTTAGTAGAACCTTTTTAAAAGGGAAATGAGTGAATCGCTTTAAAAGTCAAAATAGGCATGAAACTCTCCCTAATTTAGTACGTATGTTTAGATAAGGAAACAGGAATCAATTGTAAGTATGTCGAAAATAAAGATAAGAACTCTAATTTTGTCATATTCCTAATTTAAGGATTTTGTCTATAAAACAAGGAGGTGAAGACTGATGGAAACGGTTTATCTCATATGCTTTTTTGTAGGTTTCTTATATGCTATTGTCTCAATTATTTTCGGTAATATCTTTGATATCGAGTTTGACATTGAAGGGGGTAGCCTTCCGTATTTATCACCCACCACAATTGCAGCGTTTGTCACTGTATTCGGTGGAACGGGTGTCTTTCTGTCTTATGTGTATGCCTTGCCCACAACGTTAACCTTACTTATTTCAATCTTTTTGGCTTTGGTTGGAGCAGCTATTATGTTTTTCGTTGTTGTTCTGCCTTTATATAAAGCACAAAAGTCATCTGCTTTTTCTAATCGAGACATGATTGGAAGAACGGGAGAGGTCACCACGATTATTCTTGAGCAAGGAAGAGGGGAGGTTATTTATGAGCAAGGAGGCTCTCGGCTTACCGCACCAGCCCTTTCCTATGAGGGTACAA
This region of Bacillus horti genomic DNA includes:
- a CDS encoding NfeD family protein; this translates as METVYLICFFVGFLYAIVSIIFGNIFDIEFDIEGGSLPYLSPTTIAAFVTVFGGTGVFLSYVYALPTTLTLLISIFLALVGAAIMFFVVVLPLYKAQKSSAFSNRDMIGRTGEVTTIILEQGRGEVIYEQGGSRLTAPALSYEGTTIRQGELVEIVDVISGTFVVKKLND